The Dehalococcoidia bacterium genome contains a region encoding:
- a CDS encoding PAS domain S-box protein — MKEEGRSAASKAARKIRKLPKILIVDDSGENLRLFCTILENAGYRITSAANGKEALQKLRKAKPDLILSDILMPVMDGFRLLQECKADPILSSIRFIFLTGAFTDTKDEELGIKLGADTFLRKPIEPDELTRIVSELLARKIRSKKGTGKPKENKNRPDGDLYNAALMQKLERKMEALEQEISDRKRAEDALVKSEEQYRLLFETMDQGVTCWAEGRVISANPAAARIMGLEMDDLVGRAATDPVWNFFHEDGSDFYPDDFPVTVAAKTGKLVREITIGFFRGIDNKIRWIRMSAIPQFHPGADMPYQVYATFADITDRFFAFKALQESESRMSAILENTRDAMWSVDSGYHIIAANSSARKFYQQVYGATLTEGMDIRSAMPQENNDFWSTVGRRVLNGEKVALERSYEFADGPAYYEFSLSPIFSASGRPVGAVCSARNITERKKAEQQINESEKHHRMVLENISESIYVIQDGRIKFCKSGVSAITGYSGDELLNKSLAELIHPDDVKSVMDNHFGRAGGEQAPSEQIYRVIDKNGEIRWVEAHINTIEWEGRPASLIVQSDITERRQMEASIEKANRLHKMLSLCNATMVHATSEIELLRNICGIMTETGGYRIAWAGYAEDDENKTVKPVAISGADAGRIESAGITWSDSDLGKGPAGRAIRTGKIAVIQDIALDPAYKPWLSLVEEAGIRSTISLPLKYRDQVFGSINIYADRKNAFEEDDISLLNELSQDLAYGISALREHVRLKEAESALRKSEELFRKAVQSTTDIVWDWDIQTGLVTWFGDIDGMLGYQRDEFPRTLDAWENALHPDDRDRVTEALNRHAETGEPYNVEYRILRKDGSQRNWIDRGLAVYDENGRIAHSVGACVDITEHRQSEARGKIRRDLALKLAGRIDMETALKYCLDAAIEISGFDTGVIYILDEKSGDLKTACNYGSSAYTEEHYFVLKADSADARHIKKGRPNYLSAGEFKPPFDQKLKHEGFTFDAMIPVLFQNQVIGALGILSHTQNNMPLVIRDSLEAIAADIGIIIDRLSSRQALQASEERYRFITENTADVIWMLDKYLNYTFISPSVTRLNGFTVEEAMSRGIAQRMTPESLDKIAGALENGSIPILDSTPGQKRWFTIEMETYHKNGSTVWMETSMALITDASGEIIGMLGTSRDISTRRQAEQALRNSEEKYRLVVENAHEAIFITQDGMIKFANQNTASIMLLRPEDLLSIPFVDFIYQDDKEYIVSRHLRRLKGEPIEEVSEFRVIRGDGQVRWAELRAVLIEWEGLPATLNFITDITERRQSGERGKIRRDLALSLIGITDIETAAELCLDAAIRISGFDSGVVYLKNQETGDFHAICHQNITPALVEKLSSLPADSIWARLLMKGSPIYTKAEEFTPPFAEELKSEGLTFNATIPVKHGEWILASLGVYSHSLDNMPDVVRNSLEAIAADIGIVIERIGTRRELQRSEERYNVIAENTSDVIWSADQHLHYTYFSPSVYTQRGYTPQEMLQLKMEQVITASSLEPVVSGVAGAISRFESDPGGGPVTYTGEMEVYCKDGSTKWTETSFTVIGDEQGKFSGVMGISRDITQRRRAERALIESETKYRSLIETSSSGVAVADETGVLTMVNDRLCQIYGYSRDDVMGRQFFDFIHPDDKDKIINDFMEAVAKGQTLPAIEFRGLRKDGSVIWLFTSPSALIIEGRLAGFSVIIQDITSLKLAEQALKESELRYRSLFHYNPAMTYAIDRQGNFTSINAAAVRISGYSEEEALKMPFSRLIPPEYMEVVKQHFAGSLNGEPQSYEAAFITRDGRKIDVHVTGIPIIIDGKVIGVYGITEDITGRKKAAEDLKTALEKASSTLEGTIEAIAMMSELRDPYTAGHQRMVSQLAVAIAEELDLEQNRVQDLAVAGLLHDVGKVYVPSEILSKPGKLTNLELGLAKAHAEASYNIVRSIKFSGPIAHIVWQHHERIDGSGYPQGLAGEQIMLEARILAVADVVEAMSSHRPYRPALGVEKALEEITRNRSTLYDAQVVDACLLLFSEKGFKFRD, encoded by the coding sequence GTGAAAGAAGAAGGACGTTCAGCCGCTTCAAAAGCGGCAAGAAAGATCAGGAAGCTGCCGAAAATCCTCATCGTGGACGACAGCGGGGAGAACCTGCGCCTCTTCTGTACAATCCTTGAAAACGCCGGTTACCGTATCACGTCTGCCGCAAACGGCAAGGAGGCCCTGCAGAAGCTGCGTAAAGCAAAGCCCGATTTAATATTATCGGATATCCTAATGCCTGTGATGGACGGATTCCGGCTCCTGCAGGAATGCAAAGCGGATCCGATCCTGAGCAGTATCCGGTTTATTTTCCTCACCGGCGCCTTTACCGATACAAAAGACGAGGAGCTCGGGATTAAGCTGGGTGCGGATACTTTCCTGCGCAAACCCATTGAACCGGACGAACTGACGCGCATTGTATCAGAGTTGCTTGCGCGTAAAATCAGGTCGAAAAAGGGAACAGGTAAACCGAAGGAGAATAAAAACAGACCTGACGGCGACCTGTACAATGCTGCTCTCATGCAGAAGCTGGAACGAAAGATGGAGGCGCTGGAACAGGAGATATCCGATAGGAAGAGAGCCGAGGACGCCCTGGTCAAAAGCGAGGAGCAATACCGCCTGTTGTTTGAGACGATGGATCAAGGTGTGACGTGCTGGGCTGAAGGAAGGGTGATATCGGCTAATCCGGCGGCGGCAAGAATAATGGGCCTGGAGATGGATGACTTGGTCGGCCGGGCAGCCACCGATCCTGTATGGAACTTCTTCCATGAGGACGGCAGCGATTTCTATCCGGACGATTTCCCCGTAACCGTGGCAGCAAAAACCGGCAAACTGGTAAGGGAGATAACTATCGGGTTCTTCAGAGGAATTGATAATAAAATCCGCTGGATCCGCATGAGCGCCATACCTCAGTTCCATCCGGGCGCAGATATGCCTTACCAGGTCTACGCCACTTTCGCTGACATAACCGATCGCTTCTTTGCGTTCAAGGCCCTGCAGGAGAGCGAATCACGCATGTCGGCCATACTGGAAAATACCCGGGATGCCATGTGGTCGGTCGACAGCGGTTATCACATAATCGCTGCCAACAGCAGCGCCCGTAAATTCTATCAGCAGGTCTACGGCGCCACCCTCACAGAAGGAATGGATATTCGTTCCGCCATGCCTCAGGAAAATAATGACTTCTGGAGCACTGTCGGGCGGCGAGTGCTGAACGGGGAGAAGGTTGCGCTCGAAAGGAGCTATGAATTTGCTGACGGCCCCGCTTATTACGAGTTTTCACTCAGCCCCATATTCTCTGCGTCAGGTCGACCTGTTGGCGCTGTATGTTCAGCCAGGAATATAACGGAGCGTAAAAAGGCTGAGCAGCAGATAAATGAGAGCGAAAAACACCACCGCATGGTGCTGGAGAATATATCGGAATCGATCTACGTGATTCAGGACGGCCGGATCAAATTTTGCAAGTCCGGCGTTTCGGCCATCACAGGCTACAGCGGGGATGAGCTACTGAATAAGTCCCTGGCGGAACTCATCCACCCTGATGATGTCAAATCCGTTATGGACAACCATTTCGGCAGGGCGGGGGGAGAGCAGGCGCCTTCAGAGCAGATCTACAGGGTGATAGATAAGAATGGTGAAATCCGCTGGGTGGAAGCCCATATAAACACCATTGAATGGGAGGGCCGCCCGGCCTCGCTTATAGTACAGTCCGACATCACCGAACGACGTCAGATGGAGGCTTCTATTGAAAAGGCCAATCGCCTCCATAAAATGCTCTCCCTGTGCAACGCAACCATGGTACATGCCACCAGTGAAATAGAGCTGCTACGGAACATATGCGGAATCATGACTGAGACAGGCGGCTATCGCATAGCCTGGGCAGGCTATGCTGAGGATGATGAGAACAAGACAGTTAAGCCTGTGGCCATCAGCGGGGCCGACGCAGGTAGAATTGAAAGCGCAGGTATAACATGGAGCGATAGTGACCTGGGCAAGGGGCCGGCCGGACGGGCTATCCGCACAGGAAAGATCGCTGTCATCCAGGATATAGCACTCGATCCGGCGTATAAACCCTGGCTCAGCCTGGTGGAAGAGGCTGGCATTCGATCGACTATTTCGCTACCGCTCAAGTACCGTGATCAGGTCTTCGGCTCGATAAACATCTATGCGGATCGTAAAAACGCTTTTGAGGAAGACGACATCTCACTGCTGAATGAGCTGTCCCAAGATCTGGCCTATGGCATTTCCGCGTTGCGTGAGCACGTGCGGCTTAAAGAGGCGGAGTCAGCCCTCAGGAAGAGCGAAGAGTTGTTCCGCAAGGCCGTACAGAGCACAACGGATATCGTCTGGGACTGGGACATCCAGACAGGCCTGGTGACATGGTTCGGGGACATCGACGGCATGCTGGGATATCAGCGCGACGAGTTCCCTCGAACTCTGGATGCCTGGGAAAATGCGCTGCACCCGGATGACCGCGACCGCGTTACGGAGGCGTTGAACCGTCACGCTGAAACAGGTGAACCTTATAACGTCGAGTACCGCATTTTGCGCAAAGACGGATCGCAGCGCAACTGGATAGACCGCGGGCTGGCCGTCTATGACGAAAACGGCAGGATCGCACATTCAGTGGGCGCCTGCGTCGATATCACTGAACACAGGCAGTCCGAGGCCAGGGGCAAGATACGCCGCGATCTGGCCTTGAAGCTGGCCGGCCGTATAGACATGGAGACGGCGCTTAAATACTGCCTGGACGCCGCCATTGAAATCTCAGGATTCGACACGGGGGTAATCTATATATTAGATGAGAAGAGCGGCGATCTCAAGACCGCCTGTAATTATGGCTCTTCAGCATATACTGAAGAGCATTATTTCGTGTTGAAAGCCGATTCCGCAGACGCCCGCCATATTAAAAAAGGCAGGCCCAATTACCTGAGCGCCGGTGAGTTCAAGCCGCCTTTTGATCAAAAGCTAAAACATGAAGGATTCACTTTCGACGCGATGATACCGGTGTTATTCCAGAATCAAGTGATCGGCGCACTGGGTATCCTCTCTCATACACAGAACAATATGCCGCTGGTAATCCGAGACTCACTGGAAGCTATTGCCGCAGATATAGGCATAATCATCGATCGCCTGTCCTCCAGACAGGCGCTGCAGGCCAGCGAGGAGCGCTACCGGTTTATCACTGAAAACACGGCGGATGTTATCTGGATGCTGGATAAATACCTTAATTACACATTTATCAGCCCATCCGTTACCAGGCTGAACGGATTTACCGTGGAAGAAGCCATGTCACGCGGGATAGCCCAGCGAATGACGCCTGAGTCCCTGGATAAAATAGCCGGAGCATTGGAAAACGGCAGTATCCCCATCCTTGACAGTACCCCGGGCCAGAAGCGCTGGTTCACTATAGAAATGGAGACGTATCATAAAAACGGCTCCACAGTCTGGATGGAGACTTCAATGGCATTGATAACCGATGCCTCAGGTGAAATCATCGGTATGCTGGGCACCTCCCGTGATATATCGACCCGCAGGCAAGCGGAACAGGCCCTGCGTAACAGCGAGGAGAAATATCGCCTGGTGGTGGAAAATGCCCATGAGGCCATCTTCATCACGCAGGATGGCATGATTAAATTCGCCAACCAGAACACCGCCAGCATAATGCTGCTCCGGCCGGAAGACCTGCTCTCAATTCCCTTTGTAGATTTCATCTATCAGGATGACAAGGAATATATCGTCAGCAGGCACCTGCGCCGCCTTAAAGGTGAACCTATCGAGGAAGTATCCGAATTCCGCGTGATCAGAGGAGACGGCCAGGTTCGCTGGGCGGAGCTGCGGGCCGTCTTGATTGAATGGGAGGGACTGCCGGCCACGCTCAATTTCATTACGGATATCACAGAACGCAGACAATCCGGGGAACGGGGGAAAATACGCCGCGACCTGGCTCTATCGCTGATCGGCATAACCGACATCGAGACGGCAGCCGAACTGTGCCTTGATGCCGCTATCAGGATCTCAGGCTTCGATTCCGGGGTGGTTTATCTAAAGAATCAAGAGACGGGCGATTTTCATGCAATCTGTCACCAAAATATAACTCCTGCCCTGGTTGAAAAATTGTCGTCCCTGCCTGCTGATAGCATATGGGCACGCCTGCTTATGAAAGGATCTCCCATTTATACAAAAGCCGAGGAATTCACTCCGCCCTTTGCTGAGGAGCTGAAATCCGAGGGGCTGACATTCAACGCAACCATACCTGTCAAGCACGGGGAATGGATCCTGGCATCCCTGGGAGTTTATTCACATTCTCTGGACAACATGCCCGATGTCGTCCGCAATTCGCTGGAGGCAATTGCAGCAGATATAGGCATAGTGATTGAACGCATCGGAACCAGGCGGGAACTGCAGAGAAGCGAAGAACGCTATAATGTTATCGCTGAAAACACCAGCGATGTAATATGGTCCGCGGACCAACACCTCCACTATACCTATTTCAGCCCTTCGGTTTATACGCAGAGGGGCTATACACCGCAGGAGATGTTGCAGTTAAAGATGGAACAGGTCATCACAGCTTCATCACTGGAGCCGGTGGTAAGCGGAGTGGCAGGCGCCATATCGCGATTTGAAAGCGATCCGGGAGGCGGCCCGGTCACATACACGGGCGAGATGGAGGTCTACTGCAAGGATGGCTCGACAAAATGGACAGAGACATCATTCACGGTCATAGGCGATGAGCAGGGCAAGTTCAGCGGCGTGATGGGTATTTCACGCGATATCACACAGCGCCGACGGGCTGAGAGGGCTCTGATCGAAAGCGAAACGAAATACCGCAGCCTGATCGAGACTTCGTCCTCAGGCGTGGCCGTGGCCGATGAAACAGGCGTCCTGACCATGGTCAACGACAGGCTGTGCCAGATCTACGGTTACAGCAGGGACGATGTGATGGGCAGGCAGTTCTTTGATTTTATTCACCCGGATGATAAAGACAAAATAATCAATGATTTCATGGAAGCGGTGGCGAAGGGTCAGACACTGCCGGCGATCGAGTTTCGCGGTCTGCGAAAAGACGGCTCCGTCATCTGGTTGTTCACCAGTCCCAGCGCCCTGATAATAGAAGGGCGGCTGGCAGGCTTCAGCGTGATCATCCAGGATATTACCTCGCTGAAACTGGCTGAGCAAGCGCTCAAGGAGAGCGAGCTACGCTACCGCTCGTTATTCCACTATAATCCAGCTATGACCTATGCCATTGACCGGCAGGGTAATTTCACCAGCATCAACGCCGCTGCAGTCAGGATATCCGGCTACTCGGAGGAAGAGGCATTGAAGATGCCTTTCAGCCGTCTCATACCCCCTGAGTATATGGAGGTAGTCAAACAGCATTTTGCCGGATCGTTGAACGGCGAGCCTCAGTCCTACGAGGCTGCCTTCATCACCAGGGACGGCAGGAAGATAGACGTCCATGTTACCGGAATACCTATAATTATCGACGGCAAAGTGATCGGGGTCTACGGTATAACCGAGGATATCACCGGGCGCAAGAAGGCGGCGGAAGATTTGAAAACGGCCCTTGAGAAGGCCAGTTCCACGCTGGAGGGTACCATTGAGGCCATAGCCATGATGAGCGAGTTGCGCGACCCCTATACCGCCGGCCACCAGCGTATGGTCAGCCAGCTTGCCGTAGCTATTGCGGAGGAGCTCGACCTGGAGCAGAATCGTGTACAGGACCTGGCCGTGGCAGGCCTGCTGCACGATGTGGGCAAGGTCTACGTCCCCTCGGAGATACTGAGCAAGCCGGGTAAACTCACCAATCTCGAGCTTGGTCTGGCCAAGGCCCATGCAGAAGCCAGCTATAACATCGTCAGGTCGATTAAATTTTCGGGGCCGATCGCGCACATAGTATGGCAGCATCATGAAAGGATCGACGGTTCGGGATATCCTCAGGGCCTTGCCGGAGAGCAGATCATGCTGGAGGCGAGGATACTGGCGGTGGCTGACGTGGTAGAGGCCATGAGTTCTCACCGCCCCTATCGTCCCGCTTTGGGTGTGGAGAAAGCACTGGAAGAGATAACCAGGAACCGCTCCACCCTTTACGATGCGCAGGTAGTGGACGCCTGCCTGCTTCTGTTTAGCGAAAAGGGATTTAAATTCCGGGATTAG
- the glgB gene encoding 1,4-alpha-glucan branching protein GlgB, with protein sequence MNSNSQAFSLLSKDDLYLFNEGSHLRLYEKLGAHPIHRDGYDGTYFAVWAPNARHVYVTGDFNGWDKKGFKLSPRENSGIWEGLVPGLDKGALYKYHIESDIRRFKVDKADPIAFHYETPPKTASIVWDLSYTWKDHGWMDGRGKANGLDAPISIYEVHPGSWMRMPEDNNRHLSYRELAPRLADYVNNMGFTHVELMPIMEHPFYGSWGYQVTGYFAPTSRYGTPQDFMYLVDYLHQNDIGVILDWVPSHFPNDIHGLGFFDGTHLYEHADPRRGFHPDWKSYIFNYSRHEVRSFLLSSAMFWLDRYHVDGLRVDAVASMLYLDYSRKKGEWVPNPFGGRENLDAISFLRRFNEEIYRNYPDVQTIAEESTDWPMVSRPTYVGGLGFGMKWDMGWMHDTLEYFSRDPVYRKYHHDKLTFRMLYAFSENFVLSLSHDEVVHGKSSLAGKMPGDDWQKFANLRLLFSCMFTQPGKKLVFMGNEFGQWKEWDHEKSLDWHLLQYAPHSGLQKLVRDIARLYGSEPALYELDFDAGGFEWVDCNDSIHSVVSYLRRGNSTEDLLLVSLNYTPLPHYAYRVGVPRGGNWKEVFNSDAADYGGSGQGNLGAAEAESKFFHGRPYSLSITLPPLAAVIFKSSAH encoded by the coding sequence ATGAATTCAAATAGTCAGGCTTTCAGTCTGCTCAGCAAAGATGATCTCTATCTTTTCAACGAGGGCAGCCACCTCCGCCTTTATGAAAAGCTGGGGGCACATCCCATCCACCGGGATGGGTATGACGGCACATATTTCGCCGTGTGGGCGCCTAACGCCCGGCACGTTTATGTCACGGGTGATTTCAACGGATGGGACAAGAAGGGCTTCAAACTGTCTCCACGTGAGAACTCAGGTATCTGGGAAGGCTTGGTCCCCGGCCTCGATAAGGGCGCCCTTTACAAATACCATATCGAGTCCGATATACGTCGCTTCAAGGTTGATAAAGCCGATCCCATTGCCTTTCACTACGAAACACCACCCAAAACAGCATCCATTGTCTGGGATTTATCCTACACATGGAAAGACCACGGATGGATGGACGGGCGAGGCAAGGCTAACGGGCTGGATGCCCCCATATCAATCTATGAAGTACACCCGGGATCATGGATGCGCATGCCCGAAGATAACAACCGGCATCTCAGCTACAGGGAACTCGCTCCAAGGCTGGCAGATTATGTCAATAACATGGGCTTCACACATGTAGAGCTGATGCCGATCATGGAGCACCCTTTCTATGGTTCCTGGGGATACCAGGTGACAGGATATTTCGCGCCTACCAGCCGTTATGGAACTCCCCAGGACTTCATGTATCTGGTGGATTACCTGCACCAGAACGACATAGGAGTAATACTCGACTGGGTCCCATCACATTTCCCCAATGATATTCACGGACTGGGCTTTTTCGACGGCACGCATCTTTACGAACATGCCGATCCGCGCAGGGGATTTCATCCCGACTGGAAGAGCTATATTTTCAACTACAGCCGCCACGAGGTGCGCAGCTTCCTTCTGAGCAGCGCCATGTTCTGGCTGGATAGATACCATGTGGATGGGCTGCGTGTGGATGCCGTGGCCTCTATGCTGTACCTTGACTACTCTCGTAAAAAGGGTGAATGGGTACCAAATCCATTCGGAGGCAGGGAGAATCTCGATGCAATCTCCTTTTTACGCCGCTTCAACGAGGAGATCTATCGCAACTATCCGGACGTGCAGACCATTGCTGAAGAATCGACGGATTGGCCTATGGTCAGCCGGCCTACTTATGTGGGAGGATTGGGCTTCGGCATGAAATGGGATATGGGATGGATGCATGATACGCTGGAATACTTCTCGAGAGACCCTGTCTACCGGAAGTATCACCACGACAAGCTGACATTCCGCATGCTCTACGCCTTCAGCGAAAACTTCGTCCTGTCCCTATCCCATGATGAAGTGGTGCATGGCAAGTCCTCGCTGGCAGGTAAAATGCCCGGCGACGACTGGCAGAAGTTTGCCAACCTGCGCCTGCTATTTTCCTGCATGTTCACACAACCAGGTAAAAAGCTGGTTTTCATGGGAAACGAATTCGGCCAATGGAAGGAGTGGGACCACGAGAAAAGCCTGGACTGGCATCTTTTGCAGTACGCACCACACAGCGGACTGCAGAAACTGGTGCGGGACATCGCACGCCTCTACGGCAGTGAACCGGCGCTTTACGAGCTGGATTTCGATGCCGGCGGATTCGAATGGGTGGACTGCAATGATTCGATACACAGCGTGGTAAGCTATCTGCGCCGTGGAAACTCCACAGAGGACCTTCTTCTGGTATCGTTGAACTACACTCCTTTGCCGCATTACGCATACCGTGTGGGTGTTCCGCGGGGAGGAAATTGGAAAGAAGTATTCAATAGTGATGCTGCGGACTATGGTGGGAGCGGTCAGGGTAATCTCGGTGCAGCCGAAGCCGAATCAAAGTTCTTTCACGGCAGGCCGTATTCGCTGAGTATCACACTTCCGCCGCTGGCAGCGGTAATTTTTAAATCTTCCGCGCACTGA
- a CDS encoding histidine kinase gives MSYINVILILLIALAITAGLLIFFIVKLYLNREDLRTSSDVILARVLGRFPLPVFAVNKKHHVIQWNKALEVLSGVSKEDVMGTNNQWKAFYGKERPVLADLIADGASEDEISARYHGSARKSALIRGAYEAEDFFPSLGENGKWYHFTASPLVSRGRVIGAIEILEDVTERHIAEQNLRYYARQITRVQEEERKYIARELHDTTVQTLVALIYQMDNFRSGKPDLTDAENAKLDAIYQRMKSAVEEVRRFSRQLRPPVLDDLGLLPVLEWLKGELKKMYDMEVEIKAAGKQKRLQPDTELALFRIIQEALINAAKHAKVSSATVLIEYLEHNIKVSVIDRGVGFDHAGKIDLLPRDGKLGLAGIVERVQMLGGKVDIDSVRGRGTTIDVEIPL, from the coding sequence ATGTCTTATATTAACGTTATCTTAATACTGTTGATTGCCCTGGCTATCACGGCAGGGCTGCTCATTTTTTTTATAGTCAAACTTTATCTTAACAGGGAGGACCTGCGAACCAGCTCAGATGTTATTTTGGCTCGCGTGCTGGGCCGCTTCCCCCTTCCGGTGTTTGCCGTAAATAAAAAGCACCATGTCATTCAATGGAACAAGGCCCTGGAAGTGCTTTCGGGTGTCAGCAAGGAAGATGTGATGGGGACGAACAACCAGTGGAAAGCCTTTTATGGGAAGGAAAGGCCGGTACTGGCTGACCTCATAGCGGATGGAGCTTCGGAAGACGAGATATCGGCTCGCTATCATGGCAGCGCCAGAAAGTCAGCACTGATCAGGGGCGCCTATGAAGCTGAGGATTTCTTTCCGTCCCTGGGCGAAAACGGCAAGTGGTACCATTTCACGGCCAGCCCGCTTGTTAGCCGGGGAAGGGTAATAGGAGCCATCGAGATACTGGAGGATGTAACAGAGAGGCATATAGCCGAGCAGAACCTGCGCTATTATGCCAGGCAGATCACCCGGGTGCAGGAGGAGGAGCGAAAATACATCGCCAGAGAGCTCCATGATACAACCGTGCAAACGCTGGTGGCATTGATCTACCAGATGGACAATTTCCGGTCGGGCAAACCTGATCTCACGGATGCGGAGAATGCAAAGCTCGATGCCATATATCAGAGAATGAAATCGGCGGTTGAAGAGGTCAGGCGATTCAGCCGCCAGCTGCGCCCGCCGGTTCTGGATGACCTCGGCCTGCTTCCGGTGCTGGAGTGGCTTAAAGGTGAGCTCAAGAAAATGTATGACATGGAAGTTGAGATTAAGGCCGCAGGTAAACAAAAACGGCTCCAACCCGATACGGAGCTCGCGCTATTTCGCATAATCCAGGAAGCTCTTATCAATGCGGCCAAGCATGCCAAGGTTTCATCGGCCACTGTACTGATTGAATATCTTGAACATAATATAAAAGTCAGTGTGATTGACCGTGGAGTAGGATTTGACCACGCAGGGAAGATTGATTTATTGCCCAGGGATGGCAAGCTTGGCCTGGCTGGCATCGTAGAGCGTGTACAGATGCTCGGTGGAAAAGTAGACATCGATTCGGTCAGAGGCAGGGGCACTACTATCGACGTGGAAATACCGCTCTGA